The Gordonibacter urolithinfaciens genome contains a region encoding:
- a CDS encoding YbhB/YbcL family Raf kinase inhibitor-like protein: protein MNISVSLENGLLPDRYGKHAPADAMLDGHPCVSFPLSIDDVPEGTRSLALTFLDWDAIPVGGFCWIHWIACNFPAETRLIPENASASGAVPCVQGSNSDWSPLAGSHTDPRIIHRYAGPYPPDKTHDYTLTVYALDCELDLAEGYYLNEFRRAIRGHVLAETSLELPSRA, encoded by the coding sequence ATGAACATCTCCGTGAGCCTGGAAAACGGCCTCCTCCCCGACCGGTACGGCAAGCACGCGCCGGCCGACGCGATGCTGGACGGGCACCCGTGCGTATCGTTCCCCCTGTCGATAGACGACGTGCCCGAGGGCACGCGATCCCTGGCGCTCACGTTCCTGGACTGGGACGCCATCCCCGTGGGCGGCTTCTGCTGGATACATTGGATAGCCTGCAACTTCCCCGCCGAAACGCGCCTCATACCCGAGAACGCGAGCGCCTCGGGTGCCGTGCCGTGCGTGCAGGGATCGAACAGCGACTGGTCGCCGCTGGCAGGTTCGCATACCGACCCGCGCATCATCCACCGCTACGCCGGGCCGTACCCGCCTGACAAGACGCACGATTACACGCTGACCGTGTATGCGCTCGACTGCGAGCTGGACCTGGCCGAGGGATACTACCTAAACGAGTTCCGCCGCGCCATCCGCGGCCACGTGCTGGCCGAGACCTCGCTCGAGCTGCCGAGCCGCGCCTAG
- a CDS encoding helix-turn-helix transcriptional regulator produces MLTLSVYSADGEFILTCQMEDMASFLHVIHTEFEPRWAADPNKAAISGKMLVIDSVRGPDSMTPVLSQRQREIVELLSRSYSPKQIACALGISESTVRMHINTLKKRFNVTSCYHLMTVVTALGLCDPFVDEPHEKSITLLYDDDRGLRKPRRLQPPREPEDPRASRKEGDGTP; encoded by the coding sequence ATGCTGACCCTTAGCGTGTACAGCGCGGACGGAGAGTTTATCCTCACGTGCCAGATGGAGGATATGGCGTCGTTTCTCCATGTCATACACACGGAGTTCGAGCCGCGTTGGGCTGCCGATCCTAACAAGGCCGCCATCAGCGGAAAGATGCTCGTCATAGACTCGGTGCGCGGCCCCGATTCAATGACGCCTGTGCTGTCGCAGCGCCAGCGGGAAATCGTCGAGCTGCTGTCGCGCTCGTATTCGCCGAAGCAGATCGCCTGCGCGCTCGGCATATCCGAATCGACCGTGCGCATGCACATCAACACGCTGAAGAAGCGCTTCAACGTGACGAGCTGCTACCATCTCATGACGGTGGTGACGGCGCTCGGGCTGTGCGACCCTTTCGTTGACGAGCCGCACGAAAAGTCCATCACCCTCCTCTACGATGACGACCGCGGCCTGCGCAAACCGAGACGCCTACAGCCTCCCAGGGAGCCGGAAGACCCGAGAGCCTCGCGAAAGGAAGGGGATGGAACCCCGTAG
- the tuf gene encoding elongation factor Tu — MAKEKFERSKPHVNIGTIGHVDHGKTTLTAAISKTLSENDGSHGSARADFTAFENIDKAPEERERGITISIAHIEYETDSRHYAHVDCPGHADYVKNMITGAAQMDGAILVIAATDGPMAQTREHILLARQVGVPYIVVFLNKCDMVDDEELIELVEMEVRELLDSYEFPGDDTPIIRGSALKALEGDKEWQEKVWELMDAVDSYIPTPERMVDKPFLMAVEDTMTITGRGTVATGRVERGTLHVNDPLEIIGIKETQNTVCTGIEMFRKLLDEAQAGDNIGCLLRGIKREEIVRGQVLCKPGSVTPHTEFEGQVYILTKEEGGRHTPFFDGYRPQFYFRTTDVTGVAHLPEGTEMVMPGDNVEIKGELIHPIAMEEGLRFAIREGGRTVGSGRVTKIIK; from the coding sequence ATGGCTAAGGAGAAGTTCGAGCGTTCCAAGCCGCATGTTAACATCGGCACCATCGGCCACGTTGACCACGGCAAGACCACGCTCACGGCCGCCATTTCCAAGACGCTGTCCGAGAACGACGGCAGCCACGGCTCCGCCCGCGCCGACTTCACGGCCTTCGAGAACATCGACAAGGCTCCCGAGGAGCGCGAGCGCGGCATCACGATCTCCATCGCCCACATCGAGTACGAGACGGATTCCCGCCACTACGCTCACGTCGACTGCCCCGGCCACGCCGACTACGTGAAGAACATGATCACGGGCGCGGCCCAGATGGACGGCGCCATCCTCGTTATCGCCGCCACCGACGGCCCGATGGCCCAGACCCGCGAGCACATCCTGCTCGCCCGTCAGGTCGGCGTTCCCTACATCGTCGTGTTCCTGAACAAGTGCGACATGGTGGACGACGAGGAGCTCATCGAGCTCGTCGAGATGGAAGTTCGCGAGCTGCTCGACAGCTACGAGTTCCCGGGCGACGACACCCCGATCATCCGCGGCTCCGCTCTGAAGGCCCTCGAGGGCGACAAGGAGTGGCAGGAGAAGGTTTGGGAGCTCATGGACGCGGTGGATTCCTACATCCCCACGCCGGAGCGCATGGTCGACAAGCCGTTCCTGATGGCCGTCGAGGACACCATGACCATCACCGGCCGCGGCACCGTTGCCACCGGCCGTGTGGAGCGCGGCACGCTCCATGTGAACGACCCGCTGGAGATCATCGGCATCAAGGAGACCCAGAACACGGTCTGCACCGGTATCGAGATGTTCCGCAAGCTGCTCGACGAGGCCCAGGCCGGCGACAACATCGGCTGCCTGCTCCGCGGCATCAAGCGCGAGGAGATCGTGCGCGGCCAGGTTCTCTGCAAGCCCGGTAGCGTGACCCCGCACACCGAGTTCGAGGGCCAGGTCTACATCCTGACGAAGGAAGAGGGCGGCCGCCACACGCCGTTCTTCGATGGCTACCGTCCGCAGTTCTACTTCCGCACGACGGACGTGACGGGCGTTGCCCACCTTCCCGAGGGCACCGAGATGGTCATGCCGGGCGACAACGTGGAGATCAAGGGCGAGCTCATTCACCCGATCGCCATGGAAGAGGGCCTGCGCTTCGCTATCCGCGAGGGTGGCCGCACCGTTGGCTCCGGCCGCGTGACGAAGATCATCAAGTAA
- a CDS encoding AAA family ATPase has translation MLKRVHLENFKALKNIDLDFAKVTVLTGFNSTGKTSVIQSLAFIKQSLQRKEISYNDYLLRLGDFREVAYGHDASQPVRIEVALDDGPGEMAYSLETSPEGVEESFSRGGERAWSWDSRKEGVIEASGRLFFPLAAGGYGGGTYATDDYTGTLSAQKALLKWFEDALYLSSNRGFTRYNYPLLAGNPSVEDISNRAGDASALEEWLSNLILYRLNEAKRFPEMQKRLDVMAARLAKLGVEVSPHVTDGPSVVVDLVEGGMWVSAVNSGYGVNQSVATVVLGSLSEEGALVMVEEPETHLHPRYQRTMAEILLGMAQEGKQVLITSHSDHILQTLADLAERDGLGEDDVRVYHFEKQGRETQPTRVGLSDRETMAKLFA, from the coding sequence ATGCTCAAGCGCGTTCATCTGGAGAACTTCAAGGCCCTGAAGAATATCGACCTCGACTTCGCGAAGGTTACGGTGCTCACCGGTTTCAACTCCACCGGGAAGACCTCGGTGATCCAGTCGCTCGCCTTCATCAAGCAGAGCTTGCAGCGCAAGGAGATCAGCTACAACGACTACCTGCTGCGCCTCGGCGACTTCCGCGAGGTAGCGTACGGCCACGATGCTTCGCAGCCCGTGCGCATCGAGGTCGCGCTCGACGACGGTCCCGGCGAGATGGCGTACAGCTTGGAAACCTCGCCCGAGGGCGTGGAGGAGTCGTTCTCGCGGGGCGGCGAGCGCGCATGGTCGTGGGACAGCCGGAAGGAGGGTGTCATCGAGGCGTCGGGCAGGCTGTTCTTCCCGCTGGCAGCTGGCGGCTACGGTGGCGGCACCTATGCAACCGATGATTACACGGGAACGCTGTCCGCCCAGAAAGCTCTGCTGAAGTGGTTCGAGGATGCGCTCTACCTGTCGTCGAACCGCGGCTTCACGCGCTACAACTACCCGCTTCTGGCCGGAAACCCCTCTGTCGAGGACATCTCGAACCGCGCCGGAGATGCGTCGGCTTTGGAGGAGTGGCTGTCGAACCTCATCCTGTACCGCCTGAACGAGGCGAAGCGCTTCCCCGAGATGCAGAAGCGCCTCGACGTGATGGCCGCGCGCCTGGCGAAGCTCGGCGTGGAGGTGAGCCCGCACGTGACGGACGGTCCGAGCGTGGTGGTGGACCTCGTGGAGGGCGGCATGTGGGTGAGCGCCGTGAACTCCGGCTACGGCGTGAACCAGTCGGTTGCCACCGTGGTGCTGGGCTCGCTTTCCGAAGAGGGCGCGCTCGTGATGGTCGAGGAGCCGGAGACGCACCTGCATCCGCGCTACCAGCGCACGATGGCCGAGATCCTGCTCGGCATGGCGCAGGAGGGCAAGCAGGTGCTCATCACCTCGCACTCCGACCATATCCTCCAGACGCTGGCCGACCTGGCCGAGCGCGACGGCCTGGGCGAGGACGACGTGCGGGTCTACCACTTCGAGAAGCAGGGCCGCGAGACGCAGCCGACGCGCGTTGGCCTGTCCGACAGGGAGACTATGGCGAAGCTGTTCGCCTAG
- a CDS encoding coiled-coil domain-containing protein, which yields MREHTNGLSRRAFIGGAVMLGAASIVAPTTAFAATAAEKQAEADAVRNQLVGLQADLEAAADSYKQALDAQEVAQAAMEAEQVKIDEANGKIADLQDKLGTRARSMYRSGSSNFLDFVMGATSFEEFTQNWDLLNKMNENDGQMVDETKTLREELQASKDEYARQEKIAADKAAEAKVIQTEAEAKVAQATELVNSLDAEAQALLAEEQAAAARAAAEQAAAEEAARQAQNNNNGYNAPSSNSNNTYVPPVYNNGGGGGGGGSVGNYGSVVDYAMSRIGCPYVWAAEGPNAFDCSGLVRWAYLQVGVSLPHYTESLYACAKNRVPISEARPGDVLYRPGHVGIAVSYGGSHYVHAPTFNAYVRDTDPLSWADFTCALQF from the coding sequence ATGAGAGAGCATACAAACGGACTCAGCAGGCGAGCGTTCATTGGCGGTGCCGTCATGCTCGGTGCCGCATCGATCGTAGCTCCGACGACCGCATTCGCGGCGACGGCTGCGGAGAAGCAAGCCGAGGCGGACGCCGTCCGCAACCAGCTCGTCGGCCTTCAGGCGGATCTCGAAGCCGCCGCCGACAGTTACAAGCAGGCGCTCGACGCGCAAGAGGTTGCTCAGGCTGCCATGGAAGCCGAGCAGGTCAAAATCGATGAAGCCAACGGAAAGATCGCCGATCTTCAGGACAAGCTGGGAACGCGTGCGCGCAGCATGTACCGCTCCGGTTCGTCGAACTTCCTCGATTTTGTCATGGGCGCGACCTCGTTCGAGGAGTTCACGCAGAACTGGGACCTGCTGAACAAGATGAACGAGAACGACGGCCAGATGGTCGACGAGACGAAGACCCTGCGCGAGGAGCTGCAGGCGTCGAAGGACGAGTACGCCCGCCAAGAGAAGATCGCCGCCGACAAGGCCGCCGAGGCGAAGGTCATCCAAACCGAGGCCGAGGCGAAGGTCGCCCAGGCCACCGAGCTGGTGAACTCCCTGGACGCCGAGGCGCAGGCGCTGCTCGCCGAAGAGCAGGCAGCCGCCGCGCGTGCCGCAGCCGAGCAGGCCGCGGCCGAAGAGGCCGCCCGCCAGGCGCAGAACAACAACAATGGCTACAATGCGCCGAGCAGCAACAGCAACAATACGTACGTGCCCCCCGTCTACAACAACGGCGGCGGCGGTGGCGGTGGCGGCTCCGTGGGCAACTACGGCTCCGTCGTGGACTACGCCATGAGCCGCATCGGCTGCCCGTACGTATGGGCCGCCGAAGGCCCGAACGCGTTCGACTGTTCCGGGCTCGTGCGCTGGGCGTACCTGCAGGTGGGCGTCTCGCTCCCCCATTACACCGAGTCGCTGTACGCCTGCGCGAAGAACCGCGTGCCCATTTCCGAGGCGCGCCCGGGCGACGTGCTGTACCGCCCCGGCCACGTGGGCATCGCGGTGAGCTACGGCGGGTCGCATTATGTGCACGCCCCCACCTTCAACGCGTACGTGCGCGACACGGACCCGCTGTCGTGGGCCGACTTCACCTGCGCGCTGCAGTTCTAG
- a CDS encoding molybdopterin-dependent oxidoreductase has product MSNVEYKRALCFASHANCGVRATVEDGKITKLEGDPECTVSQGRVCERMDFQLEWLDHPKRCNYPLKRVGARGSGKWERLTWDQACAEIGEKLRYLADEYGPESVIFSHGTGRTDEWYEGRFFNLYGSPNLAMGGSEICWCPTYTNESATYGQFAAAFTAAKTGCVVLWGHNPAQSGDFPEHWGYQDLFANDPDAKLIVVDPRCTEYAANADVWLRLRPGTDGAMAMGWMNVIINEELYDKEFVEAWTYGFEDLKKAVQAYPPEKVAEICWVPAEKIVKAARMYATCLPAYLPWGLATDAIGRNQAQANRAKACLKALIGINKAGQTYLAPPNDVLPHATFEMPEMLPKSQRDKQLGSDRFPFHSWPSYQMISDAQSRVFHHPYFLSQNATCAQNWCAVSEAIRTGKPYPVKGLIAQASNPFSNLSNTQDVYECVKLLDLVITHEYTMTPLAMLSDYVLPAAGWLERPQLWGVGGGGPCITGVALTGEAAVPPLYERRDNYEFWRSLAEGTFDEETCEKYWSWQTTEEAYDAMLEPQGTSARGAITDPVFNPSPEEWHKMSDPKTGQLYGFGTPTGKVELRSTIIEDLFDEKEALPYYEEPFESPISTPDVAEAFPLILTAGSRVMPYYHSEYRQVNGCRDRYPEPHFQIHPETAANLGIGDGMWCWIETRRGRCLQKAKLDASVSPYTVAAQHGWWFPELPESEPWLGGWFMSNINMCTDNDPDNCCRLSGVYNVKLAQCNVHRADDVPFRSLFG; this is encoded by the coding sequence ATGTCAAACGTCGAGTACAAACGAGCGCTATGCTTCGCCTCGCATGCCAACTGCGGCGTGCGGGCAACAGTAGAGGACGGCAAGATCACCAAGCTCGAGGGCGACCCCGAGTGCACGGTGAGCCAAGGCCGGGTGTGCGAGCGTATGGACTTCCAGCTGGAGTGGCTCGACCACCCGAAGCGCTGCAACTACCCGCTCAAGCGCGTGGGCGCGCGCGGCAGCGGCAAGTGGGAGCGCCTCACATGGGACCAGGCGTGCGCCGAGATCGGTGAGAAGCTGCGCTACCTCGCCGACGAGTACGGCCCCGAGTCGGTCATCTTCTCGCACGGCACGGGCCGCACCGACGAGTGGTACGAAGGGCGGTTCTTCAACCTGTACGGCAGCCCCAACCTGGCCATGGGCGGCTCCGAGATCTGCTGGTGCCCCACGTACACGAACGAGAGCGCGACGTACGGCCAGTTCGCAGCAGCCTTCACGGCAGCCAAGACGGGCTGCGTGGTGTTGTGGGGGCACAACCCCGCCCAATCCGGCGACTTCCCCGAGCACTGGGGCTACCAGGACCTGTTCGCGAACGACCCCGATGCCAAGCTCATCGTGGTCGACCCGCGCTGCACCGAGTACGCGGCCAACGCCGACGTATGGCTGCGCCTGCGGCCCGGAACCGACGGCGCCATGGCCATGGGCTGGATGAACGTCATCATCAACGAGGAGCTCTACGACAAGGAGTTCGTCGAGGCGTGGACGTACGGCTTCGAGGACTTGAAGAAGGCCGTGCAGGCCTATCCGCCCGAGAAGGTGGCCGAGATCTGCTGGGTGCCGGCCGAGAAGATCGTGAAGGCGGCGCGCATGTACGCCACCTGCCTGCCGGCGTACCTGCCCTGGGGCCTGGCCACCGACGCCATCGGTCGCAACCAGGCGCAGGCCAACCGCGCCAAGGCATGCCTCAAGGCGCTTATCGGCATCAACAAGGCGGGCCAGACCTACCTGGCTCCTCCCAACGACGTGCTGCCGCACGCCACGTTCGAGATGCCCGAGATGCTGCCGAAGTCGCAGCGCGACAAGCAGCTCGGCTCCGACCGCTTCCCGTTCCACTCATGGCCCAGCTACCAGATGATCTCCGATGCCCAGAGCCGCGTGTTCCACCATCCCTACTTCCTGAGCCAGAACGCCACGTGCGCGCAGAACTGGTGTGCTGTGAGCGAGGCCATCCGCACCGGCAAGCCCTATCCGGTGAAGGGCCTCATCGCGCAGGCGTCGAACCCGTTCTCGAACCTCTCGAACACCCAGGACGTGTACGAGTGCGTGAAGCTGCTCGACCTGGTGATAACCCATGAGTACACCATGACGCCGCTCGCCATGCTCTCCGACTACGTGCTGCCGGCCGCCGGCTGGCTCGAGCGTCCGCAGCTGTGGGGCGTGGGCGGGGGCGGCCCGTGCATCACCGGCGTGGCCCTCACGGGCGAGGCGGCCGTGCCGCCGCTGTACGAGCGCCGCGACAACTACGAGTTCTGGCGCTCGCTGGCCGAGGGCACGTTCGACGAGGAGACGTGCGAGAAGTACTGGTCGTGGCAGACCACCGAGGAGGCCTACGACGCCATGCTCGAGCCGCAGGGCACCTCGGCGCGCGGCGCCATCACGGATCCCGTGTTCAACCCCTCGCCCGAGGAATGGCACAAGATGTCCGATCCGAAGACCGGTCAGCTCTACGGCTTCGGCACGCCTACGGGCAAGGTGGAGCTGCGCTCGACCATCATCGAAGACCTGTTCGACGAGAAAGAGGCGCTGCCCTACTACGAGGAGCCTTTCGAGTCGCCGATTTCCACCCCCGACGTGGCCGAGGCCTTCCCGCTCATCCTCACGGCCGGCTCGCGCGTCATGCCGTACTACCATTCCGAGTACCGCCAGGTGAACGGGTGCCGCGACCGCTATCCCGAGCCGCATTTCCAGATACATCCCGAGACGGCGGCAAATCTGGGAATCGGCGACGGCATGTGGTGCTGGATCGAGACGCGCCGCGGCCGCTGCCTGCAGAAGGCCAAGCTCGACGCATCGGTGTCGCCCTACACCGTGGCTGCTCAGCATGGCTGGTGGTTCCCCGAGCTGCCCGAGTCCGAGCCGTGGCTCGGCGGCTGGTTCATGTCCAACATCAACATGTGCACCGACAACGATCCTGACAACTGCTGCAGGCTGTCGGGCGTGTACAACGTCAAGCTGGCCCAATGCAACGTGCACCGCGCCGACGACGTGCCGTTCCGCTCGCTGTTCGGCTAG
- the rpmG gene encoding 50S ribosomal protein L33, producing the protein MRTLVTLACTDCKRRNYTTKKNKQNNPDRIELKKYCKWCGHHTTHKETR; encoded by the coding sequence ATGCGCACGTTGGTCACTTTGGCCTGCACTGATTGCAAGCGCCGCAATTACACGACCAAGAAGAACAAGCAGAACAATCCTGATCGCATCGAGTTGAAGAAGTACTGCAAGTGGTGCGGTCATCACACGACGCACAAAGAGACTCGATAG
- a CDS encoding aminotransferase, which yields MTTYADLPGDELGSLKAELEAQYAEIKARGLALNMARGKPGADQLDLSMPMLATVTTAEDCRAEDGTDCRNYGVLDGLPEAKRFMACMVEEDPANIVVGGNSSLSLMYETVARCLDFGTLGSKPWSQYDGIKWLCPVPGYDRHFGITEAFGIEMIPVAMTADGPDMDEVERLVAGDASVKGIWCVPKYSNPGGVTYSDDVVRRLAAMECAADDFRIFWDNAYCVHHLYDDAADQDQLLDIGAACREAGNPHRYFKFASTSKVTHPGSGISAIAASPDNVAEIKKRMGVGTIGYDKLNQLRHVRFLKDADGLAAHMAKHAAILRPKFELVVSKLDEGLTEVGGCSWSSPRGGYFVSFDAPEGTAKRVVGLAKEAGVTMTGAGATYPYKQDPRDSNIRIAPTLPPLAELDAAMDVFVCCVKLAYAEKLLG from the coding sequence ATGACAACGTACGCGGACCTGCCCGGAGACGAGCTCGGCTCCCTCAAGGCCGAGTTGGAGGCGCAGTACGCCGAGATCAAGGCGCGCGGCCTCGCGCTCAACATGGCACGCGGCAAGCCCGGGGCCGACCAGCTCGACCTGAGCATGCCCATGCTGGCCACGGTGACGACGGCCGAGGACTGCCGCGCGGAGGACGGCACGGACTGCCGCAACTACGGCGTGCTGGACGGCCTGCCCGAGGCGAAGCGCTTCATGGCGTGCATGGTGGAGGAGGACCCGGCGAACATCGTCGTGGGCGGCAACTCCAGCCTTTCGCTCATGTACGAGACCGTGGCCCGCTGCCTCGACTTCGGCACGCTCGGTTCCAAGCCGTGGAGCCAGTACGACGGCATCAAGTGGCTCTGCCCCGTGCCGGGCTACGACCGCCACTTCGGCATCACCGAGGCGTTCGGCATCGAGATGATCCCCGTGGCCATGACGGCCGACGGCCCCGACATGGACGAGGTGGAGCGCCTCGTGGCCGGCGATGCCTCCGTGAAGGGAATCTGGTGCGTGCCGAAGTACTCGAACCCTGGCGGCGTGACCTACTCCGACGACGTGGTGCGCCGCCTGGCCGCCATGGAGTGCGCGGCCGACGACTTCCGCATCTTCTGGGACAACGCCTACTGCGTGCACCATCTCTACGACGACGCGGCCGACCAGGACCAGCTGCTCGACATCGGCGCGGCGTGCCGCGAGGCGGGCAACCCTCACCGCTACTTCAAGTTCGCCTCCACGTCGAAGGTGACGCACCCCGGCTCGGGCATCTCCGCCATCGCGGCCAGCCCCGACAACGTGGCCGAGATCAAGAAGCGCATGGGCGTGGGCACCATCGGCTACGACAAGCTCAACCAGCTGCGTCACGTGAGGTTCCTGAAGGACGCCGACGGCCTGGCGGCCCACATGGCCAAGCACGCCGCCATCCTGCGCCCGAAGTTCGAGCTCGTGGTGAGCAAGCTGGACGAGGGCCTGACCGAGGTGGGCGGCTGCTCGTGGTCGAGCCCGCGCGGCGGCTACTTCGTGTCGTTCGACGCCCCCGAGGGCACGGCGAAGCGCGTCGTGGGCCTGGCGAAGGAGGCCGGCGTGACCATGACCGGCGCCGGCGCTACCTACCCCTACAAGCAGGACCCGCGCGACAGCAACATCCGCATCGCTCCCACCCTGCCCCCGCTCGCCGAGCTGGACGCCGCCATGGACGTGTTCGTGTGCTGCGTGAAACTGGCCTACGCGGAGAAGCTGCTGGGCTAG
- a CDS encoding ATP-binding protein, translating into MSESPFIIRRGSACCNCGACVRRCARGNFAARDGEVAIADGYVCTGCGDCVKWCPVRALSVRPAHPAAIRRLAR; encoded by the coding sequence ATGAGCGAGTCCCCGTTCATCATCCGGCGCGGCAGTGCGTGCTGCAACTGCGGAGCGTGCGTGCGCCGGTGTGCTCGGGGCAACTTCGCAGCCCGCGACGGCGAGGTTGCGATAGCGGATGGCTACGTGTGCACGGGGTGCGGCGACTGCGTGAAGTGGTGCCCCGTGCGCGCGCTTTCGGTCAGGCCGGCCCATCCGGCGGCCATCCGCCGCCTCGCACGGTAA
- a CDS encoding DNA-deoxyinosine glycosylase, whose product MEPTHIEHPLEPIFDARSRVLVLGTMPSPKSREAGFYYAHPQNRFWKVMAALFEEPEPLGNEARAAFMLERRVALWDVLASCTIEGASDASISNARPNDLSRIGLAAPLEAVFTTGSKATGLYRRFCAGMLPGVPHVGLPSTSPANARMRLADLVEAYRPLRDALRRSA is encoded by the coding sequence ATGGAGCCGACGCATATCGAGCACCCGTTGGAACCGATCTTCGATGCCCGGTCGCGCGTGCTCGTGCTGGGCACGATGCCGTCGCCGAAGTCGCGCGAGGCGGGCTTCTACTACGCGCATCCGCAGAACCGCTTCTGGAAGGTGATGGCCGCGCTGTTCGAAGAGCCGGAGCCCCTCGGCAACGAGGCACGCGCGGCGTTCATGTTGGAGCGGCGCGTCGCGCTGTGGGACGTGCTGGCCTCGTGCACCATCGAGGGCGCCTCCGATGCCTCCATTTCCAATGCCCGCCCGAACGACCTCTCGCGCATCGGCTTGGCCGCGCCGCTCGAAGCCGTGTTCACCACGGGCTCGAAGGCGACGGGGCTCTACCGGCGCTTCTGTGCAGGCATGCTTCCGGGCGTGCCGCACGTGGGCTTGCCCTCCACGAGCCCCGCGAACGCCCGCATGCGCCTGGCCGACCTCGTGGAGGCGTACCGGCCGCTCCGGGACGCGCTGCGCCGAAGCGCCTGA